One genomic window of Mercenaria mercenaria strain notata chromosome 2, MADL_Memer_1, whole genome shotgun sequence includes the following:
- the LOC128549340 gene encoding uncharacterized protein LOC128549340, which translates to METLKHVLTMIKPNAWFASIDLRQAYYSIPVHKDFRKYLRFTFHDKCFEFQVLPNGLSSSPRLFTKMLKAVFSTLRKMGHTNAIYIDDSFLQSDSQKECINNIRDTLTLVDDLGFTVHSGKSVVEPTQVIAFVGFLIDSVKMIVRPTPEKCEDIKQCCESLIQSKTFTIREFARVIGKLVAIEPGVQYAGLHYKQLELERDTALKINKGNFDSKITKTHEGKHCLQWWIRNIDFSFRHINLPDPVMYIESDSSNFGWGAYDRTNDVKVSGLWSSQEKIHHINYLELKAAFCTLQFLCENCANAHIHLMLDNTVAIKYLTKMGGRVKELNELTQDKNMHHLVVV; encoded by the coding sequence ATGGAGACATTAAAACATGTTCTTACAATGATAAAACCAAATGCTTGGTTTGCAAGCATCGATCTGAGACAAGCATACTACAGTATCCCAGTTCACAAAGATTTTAGGAAATACCTCCGATTCACATTTCATGACAAATGTTTCGAGTTCCAAGTTCTCCCAAATGGACTTTCAAGCTCACCCAggttatttacaaaaatgttaaaggcTGTTTTCTCAACACTTAGGAAAATGGGTCACACAAATGCAATATATATTGATGATAGTTTTCTGCAGTCTGATTCACAGAAAGAATGCATAAATAACATTCGTGACACACTGACATTAGTAGATGACTTAGGTTTTACGGTGCACTCGGGAAAGTCAGTAGTAGAACCAACGCAAGTTATTGCATTTGTGGGATTTTTAATAGACTCAGTTAAGATGATAGTACGACCAACACCGGAAAAATGCGAAGATATTAAGCAATGTTGCGAATCATTGATTCAGTCTAAAACATTTACAATACGTGAATTCGCTCGGGTGATAGGAAAATTAGTTGCTATTGAACCGGGTGTTCAATACGCTGGTTTACATTACAAGCAATTAGAGCTTGAACGAGACACggcattaaaaataaacaaaggaaattttgattcaaaaataACTAAGACACACGAAGGTAAACATTGTCTGCAGTGGTGGATTAGGAACATTGACTTCTCATTTAGACATATAAATCTACCCGACCCCGTGATGTATATAGAGTCTGATAGTTCAAATTTTGGGTGGGGTGCTTATGACAGGACTAATGATGTTAAAGTGTCAGGTTTATGGTCAAGCCAAGAAAAAATTCACCATATAAATTATCTCGAACTCAAAGCAGCGTTCTGCACATTacaatttttatgtgaaaattGCGCAAATGCACATATTCATTTAATGTTAGACAATACTGTGGCTATCAAGTACCTCACAAAAATGGGAGGTCGAGTTAAAGAATTAAATGAACTAACTCAGGACAAGAACATGCACCATTTGGTTGTGGTGTGA
- the LOC123545546 gene encoding uncharacterized protein LOC123545546, translating to MFLKSPSLPRCKNTWDVERVLKFISDLGNNENLEFTTLTYKLVILLGLTTGQRCQTLSFVDVRNIEFINDGVKIRIGDMLKQSSANRHLKEIFLKQFKQNEKLCVVECLRHYLIVTSSLRQSTQLFVALKKPHNPVTKSTIARWIKTLLKFAGIDMTIFKPHSVRAAACSAVEGHIPIDTILKTAGWTRKSNFRKFYDRPVKCNDEFGHTLLSKLKEK from the coding sequence ATGTTCTTAAAATCACCTAGCTTGCCACGTTGCAAAAACACATGGGATGTAGAAAGGGTTCTGAAATTCATCAGCGATTTAGGGAATAATGAAAATCTAGAGTTCACAACGTTAACATACAAGTTAGTGATACTGTTAGGATTAACAACTGGCCAAAGATGCCAGACTTTATCTTTTGTAGATGTTAGAAACATTGAATTTATAAATGATGGTGTAAAAATTAGGATTGGTGATATGTTAAAGCAATCGAGCGCTAACAGGCATCTCAAGGAAATTTTCttgaaacagtttaaacaaaatgaaaaattgtgTGTTGTTGAATGCTTACGTCATTATTTGATTGTTACTAGTTCATTAAGGCAGTCTACACAACTGTTTGTAGCTTTGAAGAAACCTCATAATCCAGTTACAAAATCCACTATAGCAAGGTGGATCAAAACATTGCTAAAATTTGCAGGCATAGACATGACTATATTCAAGCCTCATAGTGTAAGAGCGGCTGCATGTAGTGCAGTTGAAGGACATATACCTATTGACACAATCTTGAAAACTGCTGGCTGGACACGAAAAAGTAATTTTAGAAAATTCTATGACAGGCCAGTAAAGTGCAATGATGAATTTGGTCATACATTATTATCTAAACTAAAGGAGAAATGA